A genomic segment from Tessaracoccus defluvii encodes:
- the ngcE gene encoding N-acetylglucosamine/diacetylchitobiose ABC transporter substrate-binding protein — translation MTPISRRTLLSALAVAPLAACTVDPVTPPQPSSPSSSSASPTPTAWPSRPGDPQSVTAAVFDGAFGVSYVVLAGDALKKTYPDVTTRLIRTQKVATELAGRFADGNTPPDLIDNSGPDPLPIAEMLDQFLPLDDVVDATGPDGAAPISESLYTNALTPGILNGDLVAINYALTVYGLWHSAADFAAEGWSFPSTWDAVLDLGEQIRSRDQFLFVWGDDAVTYYQELAIASAIKEGGHDVRRALDNLDENGWAHPAVTLVLQQLEACVREGYVLHGGPYLEAQALWARDRRALLYPSGAWIARETQDVAAEDFALTAAPAPTLTSSPMLPQTAIHATSTESFLVPAHAANPDGGKALLRAMLSTEVASEFSRTNLMPTVVRNSIPTDLVSSALTSQTRLLSDAGDNVFTWRFGEYYGLNVEQGALWARFLSGELTASLLAEQLQGLSDRVRNDPNVVRYSAE, via the coding sequence ATGACGCCGATCAGCCGACGCACTCTGCTGTCCGCGTTGGCCGTCGCACCCCTCGCCGCCTGCACCGTCGACCCCGTCACGCCACCGCAGCCGAGCAGCCCCAGTTCGTCGTCCGCCTCCCCCACCCCCACCGCCTGGCCCTCACGCCCCGGCGACCCGCAGAGCGTCACCGCCGCAGTCTTCGACGGCGCGTTCGGCGTGAGCTACGTCGTCCTGGCCGGCGATGCGCTCAAGAAGACCTACCCCGACGTCACCACCCGCCTCATCCGCACCCAGAAGGTCGCCACCGAACTGGCCGGACGGTTCGCGGACGGCAACACCCCACCCGACCTCATCGACAACTCCGGCCCCGACCCCCTCCCCATCGCCGAGATGCTCGACCAGTTCCTGCCCCTCGACGACGTCGTCGACGCCACCGGCCCCGACGGCGCGGCGCCCATCAGCGAATCGCTCTACACGAACGCGCTGACCCCCGGCATCCTCAACGGCGACCTCGTCGCCATCAACTACGCACTCACCGTCTACGGACTCTGGCACTCGGCCGCCGATTTCGCCGCAGAAGGATGGTCGTTCCCCAGCACCTGGGACGCCGTCCTCGACCTCGGCGAGCAGATCCGCAGCCGCGACCAGTTCCTCTTCGTCTGGGGCGACGACGCCGTCACCTACTACCAGGAACTCGCGATCGCATCCGCGATCAAGGAGGGCGGCCACGACGTCCGCCGGGCCCTCGACAACCTCGACGAGAACGGCTGGGCCCACCCCGCCGTCACCCTCGTGCTCCAACAACTCGAAGCCTGCGTGCGGGAGGGCTACGTCCTCCACGGCGGGCCCTACCTCGAGGCCCAGGCGCTATGGGCGCGGGACCGGCGCGCCCTCCTGTACCCCTCGGGGGCGTGGATCGCGCGGGAGACACAGGACGTCGCCGCCGAGGACTTCGCGCTGACGGCGGCGCCGGCGCCCACGCTGACGTCGTCGCCGATGCTGCCGCAGACGGCGATCCACGCGACCTCGACCGAATCGTTCCTCGTCCCCGCCCACGCGGCGAACCCCGACGGCGGCAAGGCGCTGCTGCGGGCGATGCTGAGCACCGAGGTGGCGTCCGAGTTCAGCCGCACAAACCTCATGCCGACGGTGGTGCGCAACTCGATCCCGACAGACCTGGTGTCGTCGGCGCTGACGTCCCAGACACGACTGCTGTCGGACGCCGGCGACAACGTGTTCACCTGGCGGTTCGGGGAGTACTACGGGCTGAACGTCGAGCAGGGTGCGCTGTGGGCGCGGTTCCTGTCAGGCGAGCTGACGGCGTCGCTGCTGGCGGAGCAGTTGCAGGGGTTGTCGGACCGGGTGCGGAACGATCCGAACGTGGTGCGGTACTCGGCGGAGTAG
- a CDS encoding helicase HerA-like domain-containing protein translates to MSNEAQVELIKAGYTFDVPAATLGVLIDDGPLPDVPIRIPVGMFNRHGLVAGATGTGKTKTLQVMAEALSSAGVPVFAADIKGDLSGMASPGASNEKILARVAAQGQPWEPGGFPTEFYALGGIGNGVPVRATISAFGPVLLSKVLDLNQVQESSLGLVFHYADKAGLALLDLKDLIALLKFLTSDEGKAELKDIGGVSSATVGVILRSLVTLSDQGADVFFGEPEFDPSELMRTAYDGRGVVSLLELPELATRPALFSTFLMWLLADLYSSLPEVGDIDKPKLVFFFDEAHLLFRGASKAFLEAITQTVRLIRSKGVGVFFVTQTPKDVPEDVLAQLGSRVQHQLRAHTPNDAKALRATVDTYPNSGYDLEQVLQQLGTGEAIVTVMSEKGAPTPVARTRMWAPTSLMAPTPDAELQTMIAASPLLAKYGTAIDRESAYEMLTARLEEGARAAEAERLETERLKAEKEEAELRAKAEKEAAAEAERRRKEGEKVERELAEMEARQARELAKEEARLEREAKAAEAARKKWERENPSLVEQVTKSPVFKDLVRTAGREIIRGLFGTGRRR, encoded by the coding sequence GTGAGCAACGAAGCACAGGTTGAACTGATCAAGGCCGGCTACACCTTCGACGTGCCCGCCGCGACTCTCGGCGTCCTCATCGACGATGGGCCGCTGCCGGACGTGCCGATCAGGATCCCCGTCGGCATGTTCAACAGGCACGGCCTGGTGGCCGGCGCGACCGGTACCGGCAAGACGAAGACGCTGCAGGTGATGGCGGAGGCGCTGAGTTCGGCCGGGGTGCCGGTGTTCGCGGCCGACATCAAGGGTGACCTGAGCGGCATGGCGTCGCCGGGCGCCTCGAATGAGAAGATCCTGGCCCGCGTTGCCGCGCAGGGGCAGCCGTGGGAGCCGGGCGGTTTCCCGACGGAGTTCTACGCGCTGGGCGGCATCGGCAACGGCGTTCCGGTGCGGGCGACGATATCGGCGTTCGGGCCGGTGCTGCTGTCGAAGGTGTTGGACCTGAACCAGGTGCAGGAGTCGTCGCTGGGGCTGGTGTTCCACTACGCCGACAAGGCCGGGCTCGCGCTGCTGGACCTGAAGGATCTGATCGCGCTGCTGAAGTTCCTCACCTCCGACGAGGGCAAGGCGGAGTTGAAGGACATCGGCGGGGTGTCGTCGGCCACCGTCGGCGTCATCCTGCGTTCGCTGGTGACCTTGTCGGATCAGGGTGCGGACGTCTTCTTCGGGGAGCCGGAGTTCGACCCGTCCGAGCTGATGCGCACCGCCTACGACGGCCGCGGCGTCGTCTCGCTGTTGGAGTTGCCGGAGTTGGCGACCAGGCCGGCGCTGTTCTCGACGTTCCTGATGTGGCTGTTGGCGGACCTGTATTCGTCGCTGCCGGAGGTCGGTGACATCGACAAGCCGAAGCTGGTGTTCTTCTTCGACGAGGCGCACCTGCTGTTCCGTGGGGCGTCGAAGGCGTTCCTGGAGGCGATCACGCAGACGGTGCGGCTGATCCGCTCGAAGGGCGTGGGTGTGTTCTTCGTGACGCAGACGCCGAAGGATGTGCCGGAGGACGTGCTGGCGCAGCTGGGCTCCCGGGTGCAGCACCAGCTGCGGGCGCACACCCCGAATGATGCGAAGGCGCTGCGCGCCACCGTCGACACCTACCCGAACTCGGGCTACGACCTGGAGCAGGTGCTGCAGCAGCTGGGCACGGGTGAGGCGATCGTGACGGTGATGAGCGAGAAGGGCGCGCCGACGCCGGTGGCGCGGACGCGGATGTGGGCGCCAACGTCGCTGATGGCCCCGACGCCTGACGCTGAGCTGCAGACGATGATTGCCGCGTCGCCGCTGTTGGCGAAGTACGGGACGGCGATCGACCGCGAGTCGGCCTACGAGATGTTGACGGCGCGCCTGGAGGAGGGCGCCCGCGCGGCGGAGGCGGAGCGCCTGGAGACGGAGAGGCTGAAGGCGGAGAAGGAAGAGGCCGAGCTGCGCGCCAAGGCGGAGAAGGAGGCTGCCGCTGAGGCGGAGCGTCGCCGCAAAGAAGGCGAGAAGGTCGAGCGCGAGCTGGCTGAGATGGAGGCCCGGCAGGCGCGGGAGCTGGCGAAGGAGGAGGCCCGCCTGGAGCGTGAGGCGAAGGCGGCGGAGGCTGCGCGGAAGAAGTGGGAGCGGGAGAACCCGTCTCTGGTGGAGCAGGTGACGAAGTCGCCGGTGTTCAAGGACCTGGTGCGGACGGCGGGCCGGGAGATCATCCGGGGTCTGTTCGGGACGGGTCGCCGTCGCTGA
- a CDS encoding type II toxin-antitoxin system VapB family antitoxin, with amino-acid sequence MIFKRVGDHRPYPDHGYTQKQWGAIPPHQVRLADLVTTKRTLDLDTLLEEDSTFYGDLFAHVVAYRGELYLEEGLHRALRAALQQRLTLHARVLELN; translated from the coding sequence GTGATCTTCAAGCGCGTCGGCGACCATCGTCCCTACCCGGACCATGGCTACACCCAGAAGCAGTGGGGCGCCATCCCACCGCATCAGGTGCGTCTTGCCGATCTCGTCACCACGAAACGCACCCTCGACCTCGACACCCTCCTGGAAGAGGACTCGACCTTCTACGGCGACCTGTTCGCCCATGTGGTCGCCTACCGAGGCGAGTTGTACCTGGAGGAAGGTCTGCACCGCGCGCTCCGCGCCGCGCTGCAGCAGCGACTGACCCTGCATGCCCGGGTCCTCGAGCTGAACTGA
- a CDS encoding LytR C-terminal domain-containing protein, whose protein sequence is MEGADRAAADAVAHPCVMQSATVVTPAQVTIRVYNGGFTTGLANRTATKLKDAGFKIAKTTNTEEMLEPTVIRGNEREKAMLELVRGQFIEATIEYDQRVDGTVDVILGRSANDKNFAEAPPTEIVTDAGMVCVAASKTPTPSGSGTPVPSPSASTNE, encoded by the coding sequence ATGGAAGGCGCTGACCGAGCCGCTGCCGACGCCGTCGCCCACCCCTGCGTCATGCAGTCGGCGACGGTCGTCACGCCGGCGCAGGTCACCATCCGCGTGTACAACGGCGGCTTCACCACCGGCCTGGCGAACCGGACGGCCACCAAGCTGAAGGACGCCGGCTTCAAGATCGCGAAGACCACCAACACCGAGGAGATGCTCGAGCCCACCGTCATCCGCGGCAACGAACGCGAGAAGGCGATGCTCGAGCTGGTGCGGGGCCAGTTCATCGAGGCGACGATCGAGTACGACCAGCGGGTTGACGGCACCGTCGACGTCATCCTGGGCCGCAGCGCCAACGACAAGAACTTCGCAGAGGCCCCGCCGACGGAGATCGTCACGGATGCGGGGATGGTGTGTGTGGCGGCGTCGAAGACGCCGACGCCGAGCGGGTCGGGCACGCCGGTGCCGTCGCCGTCAGCGAGCACGAACGAGTAG
- a CDS encoding MFS transporter: protein MRDFVTLLKSPGLAVVLITQLAARFPAGMYSLGLLMHVASTQGNYTSAGLVLGAFSIGMAIAGPVVSRQLSRFGSTPVLLVTLIFSASTIATLAALDLPLAGQMALAAIGGAAIPPVVPTVRTLYPKLVPTHRLTALFAFDAALQEVIWVFGPVLITVLVAGFGTSTALLVVVGIQVAGGLVFALSRSVRSLVIPPAGKRLGRVLHNPSVLLMTATSMMFIGAFAAIEAAVVATFGEGSMETGLVLAISSFGSLLAGLVVGNRQLTHWSLPLRLSVVVVGFAVATLVSGFWGMAIALFIAGLGIAPALAAVSSVVAGSVPFSETAEAYGWIGTGQLLGSSVGSMLAGVAIDNAGGHGGVLVAFGIGVLALLIAVVFRNAQPDLRASVLAE, encoded by the coding sequence GTGCGTGACTTCGTGACCCTCCTGAAGAGCCCCGGCCTCGCCGTCGTACTCATCACCCAGCTCGCGGCACGCTTCCCCGCCGGCATGTACTCCCTCGGCCTCCTCATGCACGTCGCCTCGACCCAGGGGAACTACACTTCCGCCGGCCTCGTGCTCGGCGCCTTCTCCATCGGCATGGCCATCGCCGGGCCCGTCGTCTCGCGGCAGCTCAGCCGGTTCGGCAGCACCCCCGTGCTGCTCGTCACCCTCATCTTCTCCGCCTCCACCATCGCCACGCTGGCCGCGCTCGACCTTCCCCTCGCCGGGCAGATGGCGCTCGCCGCGATCGGCGGCGCGGCGATCCCGCCCGTCGTCCCCACCGTCCGGACCCTCTACCCGAAGCTCGTCCCCACCCACCGGCTGACGGCGCTGTTCGCCTTCGACGCGGCCCTGCAGGAGGTCATCTGGGTGTTCGGGCCCGTGCTGATCACCGTGCTCGTCGCCGGCTTCGGCACCAGCACCGCGCTGCTGGTGGTCGTCGGCATCCAGGTCGCCGGCGGGCTCGTCTTCGCGCTGTCCCGCAGCGTCCGCAGCCTCGTCATCCCGCCGGCCGGCAAACGCCTCGGCCGCGTCCTGCACAACCCGTCCGTCCTCCTCATGACGGCGACGTCGATGATGTTCATCGGCGCGTTCGCCGCGATCGAGGCCGCCGTCGTCGCCACCTTCGGCGAAGGCTCCATGGAGACCGGCCTCGTGCTGGCGATCTCCTCGTTCGGCTCCCTGCTGGCCGGGTTGGTCGTGGGCAACCGGCAGCTGACCCACTGGTCCCTGCCCCTGCGGCTATCGGTGGTGGTGGTCGGCTTCGCCGTCGCGACCCTTGTCAGCGGCTTCTGGGGCATGGCGATCGCCCTGTTCATCGCCGGCCTCGGTATCGCGCCTGCACTGGCGGCCGTGTCGTCGGTCGTCGCCGGCAGCGTGCCGTTCTCGGAGACGGCGGAGGCCTACGGCTGGATCGGCACCGGGCAACTCCTCGGCTCCTCCGTCGGCTCCATGCTCGCCGGCGTGGCCATCGACAACGCCGGCGGACACGGCGGGGTCCTCGTCGCGTTCGGCATCGGCGTGCTGGCGCTGCTCATCGCCGTCGTGTTCCGCAACGCGCAGCCCGACCTCCGGGCGTCGGTGCTGGCCGAATAG
- a CDS encoding sugar kinase, with the protein MAGPLAVGAEARFSFAGAESNVAVGLARLGHAVACAGAVGGDAMATTMVRALRGEGIDCSALRVDATRPSALIVFDSPLAERRRVTYLRDGSAGSALTPADADAVWALNPGVVHVTGVTCALGDGARETVEVVVAEARRRGVTVSFDLNYRASLWGRDEAAAVLGPLARQADILFGADDELRLALDDAAPTDDALRALGPAQVVLKRGADGAGLVTAEGRFDAPSVATAVVDPVGAGDAFAAGFLSAHLDGLGPVERLGRGNAVAAFALGNHGDWEGLPTRAELPLVGAGGDVVR; encoded by the coding sequence GTGGCAGGGCCGCTCGCTGTGGGCGCGGAGGCGCGGTTTTCGTTCGCCGGGGCCGAGAGCAACGTGGCCGTGGGCCTCGCGCGGCTCGGGCATGCGGTGGCCTGCGCGGGCGCCGTCGGCGGTGACGCGATGGCGACGACGATGGTGCGGGCCCTGCGCGGCGAGGGGATCGACTGCTCGGCGTTGCGGGTCGATGCCACGCGGCCGTCGGCGCTGATCGTCTTCGACTCTCCGCTGGCCGAGAGGCGGCGGGTCACATATCTGCGGGACGGGTCGGCGGGCTCGGCGCTGACGCCAGCCGATGCCGACGCCGTCTGGGCGCTGAACCCCGGCGTCGTGCATGTCACGGGCGTCACGTGCGCACTGGGTGACGGCGCCCGCGAGACGGTCGAGGTGGTGGTGGCGGAGGCCCGGCGGCGCGGCGTCACCGTCAGCTTCGACCTCAACTACCGCGCCTCCCTGTGGGGCCGCGACGAGGCGGCCGCCGTCCTGGGGCCGCTCGCCCGACAGGCCGACATTCTTTTCGGCGCCGACGACGAACTGCGGCTCGCGCTGGACGACGCCGCGCCCACCGACGACGCGCTGCGGGCCCTCGGCCCGGCGCAGGTGGTGCTGAAGCGAGGTGCCGACGGGGCGGGCCTGGTGACCGCGGAGGGCCGTTTCGACGCCCCCAGCGTCGCGACCGCCGTCGTCGATCCGGTGGGGGCGGGGGATGCGTTCGCCGCGGGGTTCCTGTCGGCTCACCTGGACGGGTTGGGCCCGGTGGAGCGGCTGGGGCGGGGCAATGCGGTGGCGGCGTTCGCGCTGGGCAACCACGGTGACTGGGAGGGCCTGCCGACGCGGGCGGAACTGCCGCTGGTGGGTGCGGGCGGCGACGTCGTCCGCTGA
- the tadA gene encoding tRNA adenosine(34) deaminase TadA, with the protein MRLALVEAALAEGHGDVPIGAVVLDGDGAVIARAGNERELTGDPTAHAEVLALRRAAAVVGEWRLTGCTLVVTLEPCTMCAGAIVASRVGRLVFGAFDEKAGAVASLWDVVRDPRLNHRPEVTGGVLEVECAAVLDTFFAQRRGGGDG; encoded by the coding sequence ATGCGCCTCGCGCTGGTCGAGGCCGCCCTGGCTGAGGGGCATGGGGACGTGCCGATCGGTGCCGTCGTGCTCGACGGTGACGGCGCCGTCATCGCCCGCGCAGGTAATGAGCGTGAACTCACGGGTGATCCGACGGCGCACGCAGAGGTGCTGGCGCTGCGTCGGGCCGCAGCGGTCGTCGGCGAGTGGCGGCTGACCGGCTGCACGCTGGTCGTCACACTGGAGCCCTGCACGATGTGCGCGGGCGCGATCGTGGCGTCGCGGGTGGGGCGGCTCGTGTTCGGCGCTTTCGATGAAAAGGCCGGTGCGGTGGCGTCGCTGTGGGATGTCGTGCGCGACCCGCGGCTGAATCACCGCCCCGAGGTGACGGGCGGGGTGTTGGAGGTCGAGTGCGCCGCCGTCCTCGACACATTCTTCGCACAGCGACGTGGAGGTGGCGATGGTTGA
- a CDS encoding tRNA adenosine deaminase-associated protein: MDVFDEDAEPFDLKDDAENDDDDFEDDEDDYDLEDASEDDVDLVVALYREDGKPVAVPLDYDLANDLDELIRQLQRLPGDSGADGWVSIGGDFFVICRARGRVVEVLLSDISAAHDWPIARDVVDYLGAELGDEDDDESGTVGDLEIYAASGLRGFEMEAIATDYDEDSDVLLGRIAEKLKIGAEFERAAEAFDD, translated from the coding sequence GTGGATGTGTTCGACGAGGACGCCGAGCCGTTTGACCTGAAGGACGACGCGGAGAACGACGACGACGATTTCGAGGATGACGAGGACGATTACGACCTCGAGGACGCCTCGGAGGACGACGTCGACCTGGTCGTCGCGCTGTACCGCGAGGACGGCAAGCCTGTGGCCGTGCCGCTCGACTACGACCTCGCCAACGATCTCGACGAGCTGATCCGTCAGCTGCAGCGGCTTCCCGGCGATTCGGGTGCCGACGGCTGGGTGTCGATCGGGGGCGACTTCTTCGTGATCTGCCGTGCCCGCGGCCGCGTCGTCGAGGTGCTGCTGTCCGACATCTCGGCCGCCCACGACTGGCCCATCGCCCGCGACGTCGTCGACTACCTCGGCGCCGAGCTGGGTGACGAGGACGACGACGAGTCCGGCACGGTCGGCGATCTGGAGATCTACGCGGCCAGCGGCCTGCGTGGTTTCGAGATGGAGGCCATCGCCACCGACTACGACGAGGACTCTGACGTGCTGCTCGGCCGCATCGCCGAGAAGCTGAAGATCGGGGCCGAGTTCGAGCGGGCCGCCGAGGCGTTCGACGACTGA
- the upp gene encoding uracil phosphoribosyltransferase, whose amino-acid sequence MEVTVVHHPLVDHKLTLLRNKHTKQPVFRRLVEELVTLLAYEATRGVRVVDVDIETPVTATRGIQLAQPAPLVVPILRAGLGMLEGMLRLVPSAEVGFLGMIRDEETLEPMTYAERLPNDLSGRQCYVLDPMLATGGSLGGAVQFLVDRGADDITCICLLAAPEGIEKLQGLLADLHVPCKLIVAAVDERLNEVGYIVPGLGDAGDRLYGLAE is encoded by the coding sequence GTGGAAGTTACCGTCGTTCATCACCCCCTGGTCGATCACAAGCTGACTCTGCTGCGCAACAAGCACACCAAGCAGCCCGTCTTCCGACGCCTCGTCGAGGAGCTCGTCACCCTGCTCGCCTACGAGGCCACCCGTGGGGTCCGCGTCGTCGACGTCGACATCGAGACACCGGTCACCGCCACCCGCGGCATCCAGCTCGCGCAGCCCGCACCGCTCGTCGTGCCGATCCTGCGCGCCGGGCTCGGAATGTTGGAGGGCATGCTGCGGCTCGTGCCGAGCGCGGAGGTCGGGTTCCTCGGCATGATCCGCGACGAGGAGACCCTCGAGCCGATGACGTATGCCGAGCGGCTCCCCAACGACCTGTCCGGACGCCAGTGCTACGTGCTCGACCCGATGCTCGCCACCGGCGGCTCGCTCGGCGGCGCCGTCCAGTTCCTGGTGGACCGGGGCGCGGACGACATCACGTGCATCTGCCTGCTCGCGGCGCCGGAGGGCATCGAGAAGCTGCAGGGGCTGCTGGCGGACCTGCATGTGCCGTGCAAGCTGATCGTGGCTGCGGTCGATGAGCGGCTCAACGAGGTGGGGTACATCGTGCCGGGTCTGGGTGACGCGGGCGACCGGCTGTACGGCCTGGCGGAGTAG
- a CDS encoding prenyltransferase/squalene oxidase repeat-containing protein → MEAVDPELVDWLLDGADPALAWQVERDLADAPEEQWQATRRRVVTEGFGARLLALQGDDGQWAGGAYFPAGFDFDDPGEGQPWTATTWSLNMLREFGVDGAVLAGTAAKLDANSRWEYDNLPYWGGEVDACINAFTLANGAWLGADVTALRDWFPEHQLPDGGWNCEWGEGSRRSSVHSTLNSLKGILDYEGARTPEGRWLQARRHPGAVWFEVDVDAGEPSRWLTFFATRVLRWWPGP, encoded by the coding sequence ATGGAAGCGGTGGATCCGGAACTCGTCGACTGGCTCCTCGACGGCGCCGACCCGGCCCTGGCCTGGCAGGTCGAGCGCGACCTCGCCGACGCCCCCGAGGAGCAGTGGCAGGCGACCCGACGGCGTGTCGTGACGGAGGGGTTCGGGGCCCGGCTGCTGGCACTGCAGGGCGACGACGGCCAGTGGGCGGGCGGCGCCTACTTCCCCGCCGGATTCGACTTCGACGATCCGGGCGAGGGACAGCCGTGGACGGCGACGACGTGGTCGCTGAACATGCTGCGCGAGTTCGGGGTCGACGGCGCCGTCCTGGCCGGCACGGCCGCCAAGCTCGACGCCAACTCCCGCTGGGAGTACGACAACCTGCCCTACTGGGGCGGGGAGGTGGACGCGTGCATCAACGCGTTCACGCTCGCAAACGGGGCCTGGCTGGGGGCCGACGTCACCGCCCTGCGTGACTGGTTCCCCGAGCATCAGCTCCCCGACGGGGGCTGGAACTGCGAGTGGGGCGAGGGGTCGCGCCGGTCGTCGGTGCACTCGACGCTCAACTCGCTCAAGGGGATCCTCGACTACGAGGGGGCCCGGACCCCGGAGGGCCGCTGGCTGCAGGCCAGGCGGCATCCGGGGGCGGTGTGGTTTGAGGTCGACGTCGACGCGGGCGAGCCATCGAGGTGGCTCACGTTCTTCGCGACACGGGTCCTTCGCTGGTGGCCCGGTCCCTGA
- a CDS encoding YwiC-like family protein: MAGSSASWVPKQHGAWAMIVVPYLVGLAMTARVRPLGPGDALLGVTWLVGYFAFNSLVHVLKVPAKRRPAHYPPLTVYGAVAVLAGIGTLLLTGWSLLYWVPAYAVLLGTSLYLASTKRERALLSGVLTVIASCGLMAVLRIGPDVPLPGAGEVATMTVVTAYFVGTVPHVKALIRERNDPGSATRSLIYHAVLAVAVIVLVALGLLHPLWVVWVLLLVARSWWLPRARRTPMQIGLVEIAASVAALMLGVLA, from the coding sequence ATGGCCGGATCCTCAGCTAGTTGGGTACCGAAGCAGCACGGCGCGTGGGCGATGATCGTGGTGCCGTATCTCGTCGGGCTCGCGATGACGGCGCGCGTCAGGCCACTCGGCCCGGGCGACGCGCTGCTCGGCGTCACCTGGCTCGTCGGGTACTTCGCGTTCAACAGCCTCGTGCACGTCCTCAAGGTGCCGGCGAAGCGACGCCCGGCGCACTACCCGCCGCTCACGGTCTACGGCGCCGTCGCCGTCCTCGCGGGGATCGGGACCCTGCTGCTCACCGGCTGGTCACTGCTCTACTGGGTCCCCGCATACGCCGTCCTGCTCGGCACCTCGCTGTACCTGGCCTCCACGAAACGGGAACGGGCGCTGCTCAGCGGCGTGTTGACGGTGATCGCCTCCTGCGGGCTGATGGCCGTCCTGCGGATCGGCCCCGACGTGCCGCTGCCGGGTGCGGGCGAGGTGGCAACGATGACCGTGGTGACGGCGTACTTCGTGGGCACCGTCCCGCACGTGAAGGCGCTGATCCGGGAACGCAACGACCCCGGCTCGGCGACCAGGTCGCTGATCTACCACGCGGTGCTGGCAGTCGCCGTCATCGTCCTCGTGGCGCTGGGCCTCTTGCACCCGCTCTGGGTGGTGTGGGTGCTGCTGCTGGTGGCCCGCTCCTGGTGGCTGCCGCGCGCCCGCCGCACCCCGATGCAGATCGGGCTGGTGGAGATCGCCGCGTCCGTCGCCGCCCTGATGCTGGGCGTACTGGCCTGA